The following coding sequences are from one Cervus canadensis isolate Bull #8, Minnesota chromosome 4, ASM1932006v1, whole genome shotgun sequence window:
- the LOC122440875 gene encoding olfactory receptor 6M1-like, translating into MDQRNKTIVTEFILLGFQSRKEVEILLFSAFLLMYVTSLIGNTIIILLVCGDYRLHSPMYFFVANLSFLEVAITSTVVPKMLANTFSLTKAISFAGCLTQSFFYFLLGSTEFFILAVMSFDRYVAICHPLRYAIIMNKQTCISLLLGSYVGAFLSILASSILTAPLPFCGPNVINHFFCDSAPVLKLVCADISLAELADFVSSAVLLLGSLLLTGVSYTYIIITIFRIPSVQGRQKAFSTCVSHITVVTLYYGSSIFIYVRPQKGNVMDVNKFATVLNTIVTPMLNPFIYSLRNEKVKDSLRDGVYKYVIMLTNL; encoded by the coding sequence ATGGATCAAAGAAACAAGACCATTGTCACTGAGTTCATTCTTCTAGGATTTCAGAGCAGGAAAGAAGTagaaattcttcttttttctgcATTCCTGCTTATGTACGTGACGTCTCTGATTGGCAACACCATTATTATCCTTTTGGTGTGTGGTGACTACCGTCTGCACTCACCCATGTACTTCTTTGTAGCCAATCTTTCTTTCCTTGAGGTTGCAATTACCTCCACGGTGGTGCCTAAGATGTTAGCAAACACATTTTCCCTCACCAAAGCAATATCCTTTGCGGGATGTCTTACACAGtctttcttctactttctgtTGGGATCCACAGAATTCTTCATCTTGGCTGTTATGTCCTTTGATCGATATGTTGCCATCTGCCACCCACTGAGGTATGCCATCATCATGAACAAACAAACATGCATATCATTGCTTCTGGGATCTTACGTAGGTGCATTTTTGTCAATTTTGGCCTCATCAATATTAACTGCCCCTCTGCCCTTTTGTGGGCCAAATGTAATTaatcacttcttctgtgacaGTGCTCCTGTGCTAAAGTTGGTCTGTGCAGATATCTCTCTGGCTGAGCTGGCTGACTTTGTCTCCTCTGCTGTGTTGCTGTTGGGTTCCTTGCTCCTGACAGGAGTGTCttacacatatattattattactatcttTAGAATTCCCTCTGTCCAGGGACGGCAGAAAGCTTTCTCCACCTGTGTTTCACATATCACCGTAGTAACACTTTACTATGGAAGCTCCATCTTCATCTATGTCCGCCCACAAAAGGGTAATGTGATGGATGTTAACAAATTTGCCACAGTGCTAAATACCATTGTGACACCAATGTTGAATCCTTTCATCTACAGTCTTcgaaatgagaaagtgaaagattcCCTGAGAGATGGTGTCTATAAATATGTGATTATGCTAACAAATctttaa
- the LOC122439434 gene encoding olfactory receptor 5F1-like: protein MNVANQTRVTEFIFLGFSGVLYLRLALFAIFLTVYLLSLMGNTLIIFIVLMDSTLQTPMYIFLGNLSFLEIWYTTATVPKLLATCLSQVVTISVASCITQYYFFFSLGATECILLAVMAYDRYVAICSPLRYAFLMSLQVCLRFSAGSWIGGFIAPLLPTILISYLNFCGPQKINHFFCDSDPIFKLSCSDTFLVEALGYTCSSVVILSSFLLTMSSYGNIVVTIIKLSSREARKKTFSTCASHLTVVTIYYGTIIFAYVRPPAKYNFTMGKVISVFYCVVTPLVNPLVYTLRNKDVKKAFRKVLARKRLLLARHMQNI from the coding sequence ATGAATGTGGCAAATCAAACaagagtgacagagtttatttttctgggattttctGGTGTTCTCTATCTAAGACTTGCATTATTTGCAATATTTCTCACTGTATATCTGCTCTCTCTCATGGGAAACACCCTCATCATCTTCATTGTTCTCATGGATTCCACACTTCAAACACCCATGTACATTTTTTTAGGAAATTTGTCCTTTCTAGAGATCTGGTACACGACAGCCACAGTGCCTAAATTGCTGGCCACTTGTCTCTCACAGGTTGTTACCATTTCCGTTGCTAGTTGTATAACCCagtactacttttttttttctctggggGCCACAGAGTGCATCCTGTTGGCTGTGATGGCCTATGATCGCTATGTGGCCATATGCAGCCCTCTAAGATACGCATTCCTCATGAGTCTCCAGGTATGCCTGCGGTTTTCAGCTGGATCTTGGATTGGGGGCTTCATTGCCCCTCTCCTACCTACCATACTCATCTCTTACCTAAACTTTTGTGGACCTCAAAAGATTAATCATTTCTTCTGCGACTCAGACCCAATTTTTAAACTCTCCTGCTCAGATACATTCTTGGTGGAGGCTTTGGGTTACACATGTAGCTCTGTTGTGATTCTAAGTTCTTTTCTTCTCACTATGTCATCCTATGGGAATATTGTGGTCACAATAATCAAGCTATCTTCCCGAGAGGCTCGGAAGAAAACTTTCTCCACCTGCGCCTCCCACCTCACTGTGGTCACCATCTATTATGGCACCATTATCTTTGCCTATGTTCGTCCTCCAGCCAAGTACAACTTTACCATGGGTAAAGTAATTTCAGTATTCTACTGTGTAGTCACTCCATTGGTAAATCCTCTTGTATACACCCTAAGAAACAAAGATGTGAAGAAAGCTTTCAGGAAAGTTCTAGCACGAAAGAGGTTGCTCTTGGCCAGACACATGCAGAATATTTGA